The Panicum hallii strain FIL2 chromosome 5, PHallii_v3.1, whole genome shotgun sequence genome contains the following window.
CTCTCGCCTGTCGGATCGCCGCAAAATCCACTCTTGCCATGACATCTCCATGCCTATATAAACCGGCCTCCCTACACCCAGTCGAATGCAAGCAACCAAgcgcaagtactcgaagaatcATACAAGAAACAATCTCAGATCTTCTATCCTACATTTTCAACTGTCCACGTTTTTTTTTCCCAACAACGAGACCACCACCTGATCGATGGACCGGGTGACAAGGCTGGCATCGCAGCGTGCAGTGGTGATCTTCACCACGAGCTCCTGCTGCATGTGTCACACAGTGACGCAGCTCTTCCGTGAGCTCGGGGTGAACGCAACGGTGGTGGAGTTGGACGAGGACCCTCGGGGAAAGGAGATGGAGAAGGCACTGGCGAGGCTGCTGGGCCGCAGCACCGGTGTGCCAGCAGTGTTCATCGGCGGCAGGCTCGTTGGGTCCACGGACAAGGTCATGTCGCTCCACCTCAGCGGCAACCTCGTCCCGCTGCTGCGCAATGCGGGGGCACTCTGGGTGTAGCGTGCCTTGTGCTCTGAGTCAGCTGATGATAT
Protein-coding sequences here:
- the LOC112894792 gene encoding glutaredoxin-C1-like translates to MDRVTRLASQRAVVIFTTSSCCMCHTVTQLFRELGVNATVVELDEDPRGKEMEKALARLLGRSTGVPAVFIGGRLVGSTDKVMSLHLSGNLVPLLRNAGALWV